A region of Plantactinospora sp. BC1 DNA encodes the following proteins:
- a CDS encoding family 16 glycosylhydrolase produces MIRTVRAVLALSTLLAGTVMLVQPPARAAAWETLIDGSSFADRNALMAEWNFRYPWGSDHNGSARMYASATDTNHVYLSPSGQLNIKATRITWDEGTSSADPHLPIRYHSGAIHAKDQVLVNDQFPNYEVRGEFQAPSSRGTWPAFWLTGANSWPPESDILEYKGDARNWFNTYDGAWDNTIVGVSNPGAWHEYRVWIAKVNATDVDIHYYLDGQWKGQHRGSNFVGKPMWLIINLQMEGSSGSPGPTAETLYRARNVYLGRTRN; encoded by the coding sequence ATGATCCGGACAGTCCGAGCCGTGCTCGCCCTCAGCACCCTGCTCGCCGGCACCGTGATGCTCGTCCAACCGCCGGCCCGGGCGGCCGCCTGGGAGACGCTGATCGACGGCTCGTCGTTCGCCGACCGCAACGCGCTGATGGCCGAGTGGAACTTCCGCTACCCCTGGGGCTCCGACCACAACGGCAGCGCCCGAATGTACGCGAGCGCCACCGACACCAACCACGTCTACCTCTCCCCCAGCGGACAACTCAACATCAAGGCCACCCGCATCACCTGGGACGAGGGGACCAGCTCGGCCGACCCACACCTGCCGATCCGGTACCACTCCGGCGCCATCCACGCGAAAGATCAGGTACTCGTCAACGACCAGTTCCCGAACTACGAGGTCCGCGGCGAGTTCCAGGCACCGTCGAGCCGTGGCACCTGGCCGGCGTTCTGGCTCACCGGAGCGAACAGTTGGCCGCCGGAGAGCGACATACTCGAATACAAGGGCGACGCGCGGAACTGGTTCAACACCTACGACGGGGCGTGGGACAACACCATCGTCGGTGTGTCGAACCCGGGCGCGTGGCACGAGTACCGGGTCTGGATCGCCAAGGTCAACGCGACCGACGTCGACATCCACTACTACCTCGACGGTCAGTGGAAGGGTCAGCACCGAGGGTCCAACTTCGTCGGCAAGCCGATGTGGCTGATCATCAACCTCCAGATGGAGGGCTCCTCCGGCTCACCCGGCCCGACGGCGGAGACCCTCTACCGCGCCCGCAACGTCTACCTCGGCCGTACCCGTAACTGA
- a CDS encoding glycoside hydrolase family 5 protein: MTTQQGIQIGRGMPDPRPDEVPTSRRRSLGRVLVGALAAVALIPVAAVSGASPAGAATNQFRGMNWAVLGDNFSTGPLVVQGLSQSDSNATVRAKANALYDDMAAVGVNTVRLPINTHTVGTTWWNNYRGAIDAATARGFKVILAYWEDGAASGGRITNLAAWNTMWSRVTNTYGSNTNVYFEPMNEPHGYSSADWRNVAANWLSYHYSAVPSRVLIGGTGYSQDLRDVCNDSRFSGTLLSFHHYAFFYSAMTYDAFRSHIQTRLGNCASRAVVTEYGAPMSTGLDYANANSTDNFVRHIRAVTQVMRDNRMGGTYWPALGGKPTGSLGYDHYSMFALSGSGTNLNLTARNASGRDRIRYGWGL; this comes from the coding sequence TTGACAACGCAGCAGGGCATCCAGATCGGCCGAGGCATGCCCGACCCTCGACCCGACGAGGTGCCGACATCCCGTCGACGATCACTCGGTCGCGTCCTCGTCGGCGCCCTGGCCGCGGTGGCGCTGATTCCGGTCGCCGCCGTCAGCGGCGCATCCCCGGCCGGCGCGGCCACCAACCAGTTCAGGGGGATGAACTGGGCCGTGCTGGGCGACAACTTCAGCACGGGCCCACTGGTCGTCCAGGGCCTGAGCCAGTCCGACAGCAACGCGACCGTACGGGCCAAGGCCAACGCCCTCTACGACGACATGGCAGCCGTCGGCGTCAACACGGTCCGGCTACCGATCAACACCCACACCGTCGGTACGACGTGGTGGAACAACTACCGGGGCGCCATCGACGCCGCCACCGCCCGCGGATTCAAGGTCATCCTCGCCTACTGGGAGGACGGCGCCGCCTCCGGCGGCAGGATCACCAACCTCGCCGCGTGGAACACGATGTGGTCCCGGGTGACCAACACCTACGGCTCCAACACCAACGTCTACTTCGAACCGATGAACGAGCCCCACGGCTACAGCTCGGCGGACTGGCGCAACGTCGCGGCGAACTGGCTCAGCTACCACTACTCGGCGGTGCCGAGCCGGGTGCTCATCGGCGGTACCGGCTACAGCCAGGACCTGCGGGACGTCTGCAACGACAGCCGCTTCAGCGGGACGCTGCTCTCCTTCCACCACTACGCCTTCTTCTACAGCGCGATGACGTACGACGCCTTCCGGAGCCACATCCAGACCCGCCTCGGCAACTGCGCCTCCCGCGCGGTCGTGACCGAGTACGGCGCACCGATGTCCACCGGCCTCGACTACGCCAACGCGAACAGTACCGACAACTTCGTGCGTCACATCCGCGCCGTCACCCAGGTCATGCGGGACAACCGGATGGGCGGCACCTACTGGCCGGCGCTCGGCGGCAAGCCGACCGGAAGCCTCGGCTACGACCACTACTCGATGTTCGCCCTCAGCGGCAGCGGCACCAACCTGAACCTGACCGCCCGCAACGCCTCCGGCCGCGACCGCATCCGGTACGGCTGGGGACTGTAA
- a CDS encoding DUF2625 family protein: MRPVDDLIHTPDPAWPVLEAELAALGPAVEVLPVDPEAGRDCLHRLQVTARSRLGALALHTGGLLVDGGWLRVLGGGSPERGLPSLAEANGLPGDGQPPAALLVGHDVLGGRFEVSGAGPAAIGRPGEPGEVCYFAPDSLEWEELGCGHGAWLSWIAAGGTAEFYESQRWPGWRAEVEQLPASHGLAVYPFLWSSEAQEDLAATARRPAPLRELFAIQDETVAFLAANPDAEAVRIDVR; this comes from the coding sequence ATGCGGCCCGTTGACGACCTGATCCACACTCCGGACCCGGCATGGCCGGTACTCGAAGCGGAGCTGGCCGCGCTCGGCCCGGCTGTCGAAGTCCTTCCGGTCGATCCGGAGGCCGGTCGGGATTGCCTGCACCGGCTCCAGGTCACCGCCCGGTCCCGTCTGGGCGCCCTGGCGCTGCACACCGGCGGCCTGTTGGTCGACGGCGGCTGGCTGCGGGTGCTCGGCGGCGGCAGCCCCGAGCGGGGTCTGCCCTCGTTGGCCGAGGCCAACGGCCTACCCGGTGACGGCCAACCGCCCGCGGCCCTGCTGGTCGGCCACGACGTGCTCGGCGGCCGGTTCGAGGTCAGCGGCGCCGGTCCGGCCGCGATCGGCCGCCCGGGCGAGCCCGGCGAGGTCTGCTACTTCGCGCCCGACAGCCTGGAGTGGGAGGAGCTCGGCTGCGGGCACGGCGCCTGGCTGTCCTGGATCGCAGCCGGCGGGACGGCCGAGTTCTACGAGTCGCAGCGCTGGCCCGGATGGCGCGCCGAGGTCGAGCAACTGCCGGCGTCACACGGGTTGGCGGTCTACCCGTTCCTGTGGTCCAGCGAGGCGCAGGAGGACCTCGCCGCCACCGCACGTCGGCCGGCCCCGCTGCGCGAACTGTTCGCGATCCAGGACGAGACGGTCGCGTTCCTCGCCGCCAATCCAGACGCGGAAGCGGTACGGATCGACGTGCGGTAG
- a CDS encoding DUF6585 family protein, translating into MRNCPPEITEIVAETGLGEVVERYRQAVAMELSFAVTCGVLGVSGLVFGDEVGRAIGAGAGGLGVLFAVPAWRRSRCHLYLCTGGLLTTTGTTTVTRLLRWAEVAHVRVWTTRIYQLGPVEEFPRCVLELTDGTTLNLARPPYAGLGRLAGAVERAVTETTYPRRTAEIAETGTSVFGPITLSAAGVRDGRRFVAWSDVARVERGRVRLRIWNRAGRQVISRQVRTIPDLACLLRIASTTRGGTANPARALP; encoded by the coding sequence ATGCGGAACTGCCCGCCCGAGATCACGGAGATCGTCGCGGAGACCGGCCTCGGTGAGGTGGTCGAGCGCTATCGACAGGCGGTGGCGATGGAGCTGAGTTTCGCCGTCACCTGCGGCGTACTCGGGGTGTCCGGGTTGGTTTTCGGCGACGAGGTCGGGCGGGCGATCGGTGCCGGGGCCGGTGGGCTCGGGGTGCTGTTCGCCGTACCCGCCTGGCGCAGGTCCCGCTGTCACCTGTACCTCTGCACCGGTGGCCTGCTCACCACCACCGGGACGACCACCGTGACCCGCCTGCTCCGCTGGGCCGAGGTCGCGCACGTCCGGGTCTGGACCACCCGGATCTACCAGCTCGGCCCGGTGGAGGAGTTCCCGCGCTGCGTACTGGAGCTGACCGACGGCACGACGTTGAACCTGGCCAGGCCCCCGTACGCGGGCCTCGGCCGGCTCGCCGGGGCCGTGGAGCGGGCCGTGACCGAGACGACCTACCCGCGCCGGACCGCGGAGATCGCCGAGACCGGCACCAGTGTCTTCGGCCCGATCACCCTCAGCGCCGCAGGAGTGCGCGACGGCCGGCGATTCGTGGCCTGGTCGGACGTCGCACGGGTGGAGCGGGGGCGGGTGCGGCTGCGCATCTGGAACCGGGCCGGCCGGCAGGTCATCTCCCGGCAGGTCCGGACGATCCCGGATCTCGCCTGCCTGCTCAGGATCGCGTCCACCACACGCGGTGGGACGGCGAACCCGGCGAGGGCGCTGCCTTGA
- a CDS encoding GNAT family N-acetyltransferase, protein MSSIPSFDQDTAPEQHPTPTGRVLLRLAGADDAEQIARLHAESWRRHYRGAYADSFLDGDVAADRHSVWSARLAAPTNSRTVVAEEEGRLVGFVHVVFDHDPRWGSLVDNLHVVHGHQRTGVGSRLLARAARAVLEHATAERMYLWVLEQNTAAQRFYRACGARSVETATASPPGGDPSRLNGAPRKFRMAWPDVTEPSGLDTRRRDDG, encoded by the coding sequence GTGTCGTCGATCCCTTCCTTCGACCAGGACACGGCACCCGAACAGCACCCCACGCCAACCGGCCGGGTACTACTGCGCCTCGCCGGCGCCGACGACGCCGAGCAGATCGCCCGACTGCACGCCGAGAGTTGGCGCCGGCACTACCGTGGCGCCTACGCCGACTCCTTCCTCGACGGTGACGTCGCCGCTGACCGGCACTCGGTCTGGTCGGCCCGCCTGGCTGCCCCGACCAACAGCCGGACCGTGGTGGCCGAAGAGGAGGGCCGACTCGTCGGCTTCGTCCACGTCGTGTTCGACCACGACCCCCGGTGGGGCAGCCTGGTCGACAATCTGCACGTCGTGCACGGCCACCAGCGGACCGGTGTCGGCAGCAGGCTCCTGGCCCGCGCCGCCCGAGCCGTCCTGGAACACGCGACGGCGGAACGGATGTACCTCTGGGTGCTGGAGCAGAACACGGCGGCGCAGCGCTTCTACCGCGCCTGCGGAGCCCGCAGCGTCGAGACGGCGACGGCGTCACCGCCCGGCGGAGACCCGTCCCGACTCAACGGTGCTCCCCGCAAGTTCCGGATGGCCTGGCCGGACGTCACGGAGCCGAGTGGCCTCGACACCCGACGCCGAGACGACGGGTAG
- a CDS encoding SRPBCC family protein produces the protein MAMDVNRNAPVVVELEVFTRAAPGTVWNLHTDIDRWPEWNPHIERANLRGPLRVGATFDWCTAGLEITSTIGELVPQRRIAWGGRTRGIDGLHVWTFSPQPEGVLVRTEESWDGEPVRVDPTNLRTALEASLRDWLSALKRCAETGARPAGESV, from the coding sequence ATGGCGATGGACGTCAACCGCAACGCCCCGGTGGTCGTCGAACTGGAGGTCTTCACCCGCGCCGCGCCCGGCACGGTGTGGAACCTGCACACCGACATCGACCGTTGGCCGGAGTGGAACCCGCACATCGAGCGGGCGAACCTGCGCGGGCCGCTGCGGGTCGGCGCCACCTTCGACTGGTGCACCGCAGGCTTGGAGATCACGTCCACGATAGGTGAACTCGTGCCGCAGCGGCGCATCGCCTGGGGTGGCCGGACACGCGGCATCGACGGCCTGCACGTGTGGACGTTCAGCCCGCAGCCCGAGGGCGTCCTTGTCCGGACCGAGGAGTCCTGGGACGGCGAGCCCGTCCGGGTCGATCCGACCAACCTGCGCACCGCGCTGGAGGCCTCGCTGCGCGACTGGCTGAGCGCGCTGAAGAGGTGTGCGGAAACCGGCGCCCGACCGGCAGGAGAATCGGTGTGA
- a CDS encoding alpha/beta fold hydrolase: MTTARPGSTPILLLHGSWHGAWCWTEVIAQLVPYGRPTLAVDMAGHGLRARRPECLTVRPFDPAALATEVSPVAEVDLDRAAELLVSQIEWLGRGGPVTVVAHSMGGPVLTRAAQQVPELVAHAVYLAAIMPGSDRAAEGYFALPENAGALVLPALRGDPGVIGALRLDLASNDPGYRQQLRDAFYGDVAPVVADAALGLLTPDAPVSMMRGTTRLTRDGWGSLPRTYVVCARDMAIRPALQRVLVAEADAAFPENPTSVVTLDSAHAPFLSRPGEVAEIVGRRG; this comes from the coding sequence GTGACCACCGCACGGCCCGGGTCGACCCCGATCCTGTTGCTGCACGGCTCCTGGCACGGTGCCTGGTGCTGGACGGAGGTCATCGCCCAGCTCGTGCCGTACGGCCGCCCGACCCTGGCGGTCGACATGGCCGGGCACGGGCTGCGCGCCCGTCGACCCGAGTGCCTGACCGTGCGTCCGTTCGACCCGGCCGCGCTGGCCACCGAGGTTTCGCCGGTGGCGGAGGTGGACCTCGACCGAGCGGCCGAGCTGCTGGTCTCGCAGATCGAATGGCTGGGCCGTGGCGGCCCGGTCACGGTGGTGGCGCACAGCATGGGCGGCCCCGTCCTGACCCGGGCGGCGCAGCAGGTTCCCGAACTGGTGGCGCACGCCGTCTACCTCGCCGCCATCATGCCCGGCTCGGACCGGGCGGCCGAGGGGTACTTCGCGCTGCCGGAGAACGCGGGCGCGCTGGTGCTGCCCGCCCTTCGGGGCGATCCGGGGGTGATCGGGGCGCTGCGGCTCGACCTCGCCTCGAACGACCCCGGCTATCGTCAGCAGCTTCGCGACGCGTTCTACGGCGACGTCGCCCCGGTCGTCGCCGACGCCGCCCTGGGCCTGCTCACCCCGGACGCCCCGGTCAGCATGATGCGCGGCACCACCCGGCTGACCCGGGACGGTTGGGGCTCCCTCCCCCGCACCTACGTCGTCTGCGCCCGGGACATGGCGATCCGCCCGGCACTCCAGCGGGTACTCGTCGCGGAGGCCGATGCCGCCTTCCCGGAGAATCCGACCTCCGTCGTGACGCTGGACTCCGCACACGCGCCGTTCCTGTCCAGGCCGGGCGAGGTGGCCGAGATCGTCGGACGACGGGGCTGA
- a CDS encoding glycosyl hydrolase family 18 protein codes for MTLAARVPRRSLILLSVLTLLAVSGAVGPARPAAAATTIPSTAAERAELAQWWAPVHFQDVDTSGETSFGGESDYITSYDFDGDLNGRNNWENASEYPLAAHVYYSVVQTRSFSYLIYMFFHPRDWADAALDDYEEDATEHENDAEGALVVVANDGSAHGTLKAVVTVSHSDFYSWVPEGSDFASGDEDVDGVIATRGSPHDDGHQRPWTAQQAGTHAAWAMGATRKPSPDLGDQFRNGDGILYHPGTTAEVPDGPNDRDVQYTLIDIFAQNGMWANRNLTTLFATSNNFAGDDGGNPYGAICGEGGVAGPADGDCPTDAANPAWAWDDSDDLPGRGYLATNPAELVHNYFDWPGKPDSADLGYTWNAYNDVTPADPVRNGGVGDPMEQHPGGDDGGTKPATGAHHTCRPDGMTPTAGVTAPYCHVYQSDGREWLGQGRSRRVIGYFNGGRTGADGTPYYLVKNIPWSKVTHLNYAFAHIENNRISVGQAGPGNPAIGMTWPGTRGAEMAPDLPYQGHFNLLTKYKRLHPRVKTLISVGGWAESRGFYTMTTNADGTVNQGGINTFADSAVDFLRRYGFDGVDIDYEYPTVLDQTGNPDDWDTARSRRPGLPASYTALMKTLREKLDRAAATDGRYYLLTSASSASGYLVRGMANQQALRYQDFTNLMSYDFHGTWNDVVGPNAPLYDDGKDAELKELYETPEYDGLGYFNTDWAFHYLRGAMQAGRINIGIPYYTRGWRGVTGGQSGLWGTSKGTDCAPGTGLVRPCGNGAVGIDNIWHDKTAEGEELGAGVSPMWHAKNLEKNVMPGYANSVGLTPDDDPSDEISGEYVRRWDDTTKTSWLWNDSKDVFLSTMDTEGLDEVADYVIDKGAGGVMMWELGGDYDCPARVTGQDPCRMGYTMTNRLHERLAGVGAYGASRNTGSSVTMPSAAIDVHVELVEYGSTATELWPMQPKLRITNNTAGTLGGGKDVELRFDLPTSTPPLVKDGNWQTGQQGGKWQVEPGHTGPNAGGGLSGDFHRVGLKLDYCQIIPPGKSLDIPIIYYLPATGPVNTTLRVGDQRFALLSEHNRGSSQTAPPAGGCSAPAWDASKVYNPATQPVEQITVKYGGKVWQAKWWTQGNIPGTGPDPDHEPWRLIGPAS; via the coding sequence ATGACGTTAGCTGCCCGGGTACCCCGAAGATCTCTGATCCTGCTCTCCGTCCTCACCCTGCTGGCCGTCTCCGGAGCCGTCGGCCCGGCCCGGCCCGCCGCAGCCGCCACGACGATCCCCTCCACCGCCGCCGAACGCGCCGAACTCGCCCAGTGGTGGGCGCCGGTGCACTTCCAGGACGTCGACACCAGCGGCGAGACCTCGTTCGGCGGCGAGTCCGACTACATCACGTCGTACGACTTCGACGGCGACCTCAACGGCCGCAACAACTGGGAGAACGCCAGCGAGTACCCGTTGGCGGCCCACGTCTACTACTCCGTGGTCCAGACCCGGAGCTTCTCCTACCTGATCTACATGTTCTTCCACCCCCGCGACTGGGCGGACGCCGCGCTCGACGACTACGAGGAGGACGCGACCGAGCACGAGAACGACGCCGAGGGCGCCCTCGTCGTCGTGGCCAACGACGGCTCCGCGCACGGCACGCTCAAGGCCGTCGTCACGGTGTCGCACAGCGACTTCTACTCCTGGGTACCCGAGGGCAGCGACTTCGCCAGCGGCGACGAGGACGTCGACGGGGTGATCGCGACCAGGGGCAGCCCGCACGACGACGGTCACCAGCGCCCGTGGACGGCCCAGCAGGCCGGCACCCACGCCGCGTGGGCCATGGGAGCCACCCGGAAGCCCTCCCCGGACCTCGGAGACCAGTTCCGCAACGGCGACGGCATCCTCTACCACCCCGGCACCACCGCCGAGGTGCCCGACGGGCCCAACGACCGGGACGTGCAGTACACCCTGATCGACATCTTCGCGCAGAACGGCATGTGGGCCAACCGCAACCTGACGACGTTGTTCGCCACGTCGAACAATTTCGCCGGTGACGACGGCGGCAACCCGTACGGCGCCATCTGCGGCGAGGGCGGGGTGGCCGGACCGGCGGACGGCGACTGCCCCACCGACGCCGCCAACCCGGCGTGGGCCTGGGACGACTCCGACGACCTCCCGGGCCGGGGGTACCTGGCCACCAACCCCGCCGAACTCGTGCACAACTATTTCGACTGGCCGGGCAAGCCCGACTCCGCCGACCTCGGCTACACCTGGAACGCGTACAACGACGTCACCCCGGCCGACCCCGTGCGCAACGGCGGGGTGGGCGACCCGATGGAGCAGCACCCCGGTGGCGACGACGGCGGTACCAAGCCGGCGACCGGTGCCCACCACACGTGCCGCCCGGACGGGATGACGCCGACCGCCGGCGTGACCGCGCCGTACTGCCACGTCTACCAGAGCGACGGCCGGGAGTGGCTCGGCCAGGGCCGGTCCCGACGGGTGATCGGCTACTTCAACGGTGGCCGCACCGGCGCCGACGGGACGCCGTACTACCTGGTCAAGAACATCCCGTGGTCGAAGGTGACGCACCTCAACTACGCCTTCGCGCACATCGAGAACAACCGGATCTCGGTCGGGCAGGCCGGTCCGGGTAACCCGGCGATCGGGATGACCTGGCCCGGGACGCGCGGTGCCGAGATGGCTCCCGACCTGCCGTACCAGGGGCACTTCAACCTGCTGACCAAGTACAAGCGGCTGCATCCACGGGTGAAGACGCTGATCTCGGTCGGCGGCTGGGCCGAGTCACGCGGCTTCTACACGATGACCACCAACGCCGACGGCACGGTCAACCAGGGCGGGATCAACACCTTCGCGGACTCAGCGGTCGACTTCCTGCGCCGCTACGGCTTCGACGGGGTGGACATCGACTACGAGTACCCGACCGTGCTGGACCAGACCGGCAACCCCGACGACTGGGACACGGCGCGGTCCCGCCGCCCCGGACTGCCGGCCAGCTACACCGCGCTGATGAAGACGCTGCGCGAGAAGCTGGACCGGGCCGCCGCCACGGACGGCAGGTACTACCTGCTGACGTCCGCCTCCTCCGCCTCCGGCTACCTGGTACGCGGCATGGCGAACCAGCAGGCGCTGCGGTACCAGGACTTCACCAACCTGATGTCGTACGACTTCCACGGCACCTGGAACGACGTGGTCGGCCCCAACGCCCCGCTCTACGACGACGGCAAGGACGCGGAGCTGAAGGAGCTCTACGAGACACCGGAGTACGACGGCCTCGGCTACTTCAACACCGACTGGGCGTTCCACTACCTGCGCGGCGCGATGCAGGCGGGACGGATCAACATCGGCATCCCGTACTACACCCGGGGCTGGCGGGGCGTCACCGGCGGCCAGTCGGGGCTGTGGGGGACGTCGAAGGGTACCGACTGTGCCCCCGGCACCGGCCTCGTCCGGCCGTGCGGCAACGGTGCCGTCGGCATCGACAACATCTGGCACGACAAGACCGCCGAGGGGGAGGAACTGGGTGCCGGCGTCAGCCCGATGTGGCACGCCAAGAACCTGGAGAAGAACGTCATGCCCGGGTACGCGAACAGCGTCGGCCTGACCCCGGACGACGACCCCTCCGACGAGATCAGCGGAGAGTACGTCCGGCGCTGGGACGACACCACGAAGACGTCCTGGCTCTGGAACGACAGCAAGGACGTCTTCCTCTCCACGATGGACACCGAGGGCCTGGACGAGGTCGCCGACTACGTGATCGACAAGGGCGCCGGTGGCGTGATGATGTGGGAGCTGGGCGGCGACTACGACTGCCCGGCGCGGGTCACCGGCCAGGATCCCTGCCGGATGGGCTACACGATGACCAACAGGCTGCACGAGCGGCTGGCCGGGGTGGGCGCCTACGGGGCCAGCCGTAACACGGGCAGCTCCGTGACGATGCCGTCGGCGGCGATCGACGTCCACGTGGAGCTGGTGGAGTACGGCTCCACGGCCACGGAGCTGTGGCCGATGCAGCCCAAGCTCCGGATCACCAACAACACCGCCGGCACGCTCGGCGGCGGCAAGGACGTCGAACTCCGCTTCGACCTGCCCACCTCCACCCCGCCGCTGGTCAAGGACGGCAACTGGCAGACCGGACAGCAGGGCGGCAAGTGGCAGGTGGAGCCGGGACACACCGGCCCGAACGCCGGCGGCGGCCTGAGCGGCGACTTCCACCGGGTCGGCCTCAAGCTGGACTACTGCCAGATCATCCCGCCGGGAAAGAGCCTGGACATTCCGATCATCTACTACCTCCCGGCCACCGGACCCGTGAACACCACGCTGAGGGTGGGCGACCAGCGGTTCGCGCTCCTTTCCGAACACAACCGGGGATCGTCGCAGACGGCCCCACCGGCGGGCGGCTGCTCCGCACCGGCCTGGGACGCGAGCAAGGTCTACAACCCGGCGACCCAGCCGGTCGAACAGATCACCGTGAAGTACGGCGGCAAGGTCTGGCAAGCCAAGTGGTGGACCCAGGGCAACATTCCGGGTACCGGACCGGACCCCGACCATGAGCCGTGGCGGCTGATCGGGCCGGCGAGCTGA